In the genome of Rhodoferax fermentans, one region contains:
- a CDS encoding DNA methyltransferase — translation MPSGRSIVPPPGNYWRFSEATLKKAQEEGRVYFGKDGDRLPIIKSYLSEVQDGFVPKTWWPADEVGSNQAAKRDHLRKLLAGIEPFSTPKPEGLIHRILTISTSPGDLVLDSFAGSGTTGAVAHKMGRRWIMVELEDTCHTHVIPRLKKVIDGEDSGGITSEVAWEGGGGFRYYRLASSMLQQDRWGHWVINKEYNAEMLAAAICKLEGFTYAPNDAHYWQHGYSTETDFIYVTTQTLNADQLQALSDEVGEGRSLLVCCAAYRGSAERFANLTLKKIPKMVLSKCEWGHDDYSLNVENLPMQQKPKVEPPRQGGLFGDGEDHA, via the coding sequence TTGCCGTCAGGTCGATCAATAGTCCCGCCGCCCGGAAATTACTGGCGCTTTTCTGAGGCGACCTTAAAGAAGGCCCAAGAAGAAGGTCGCGTCTATTTTGGCAAGGATGGCGATAGACTTCCCATCATTAAGAGCTATCTGTCAGAGGTTCAAGATGGGTTTGTTCCGAAAACTTGGTGGCCCGCAGATGAAGTCGGATCGAACCAAGCGGCAAAGCGCGATCATCTGAGAAAGCTACTTGCCGGAATTGAGCCATTTTCCACTCCTAAGCCGGAGGGGCTTATTCATCGAATACTGACAATTTCGACGAGCCCAGGTGATTTGGTTTTGGATTCCTTTGCAGGTTCTGGGACTACTGGTGCAGTCGCTCACAAGATGGGCAGGCGCTGGATCATGGTTGAGTTGGAGGACACGTGCCATACACACGTCATTCCAAGATTGAAAAAAGTTATTGATGGAGAGGATTCTGGGGGAATAACTAGTGAGGTGGCCTGGGAGGGCGGTGGTGGCTTTAGGTACTATCGCCTTGCCTCAAGTATGTTGCAGCAAGACCGTTGGGGCCACTGGGTCATCAACAAGGAATACAACGCTGAGATGCTTGCGGCGGCGATCTGCAAGCTGGAAGGCTTCACTTACGCGCCCAATGATGCCCACTACTGGCAGCACGGCTACAGCACCGAGACAGACTTCATCTACGTCACAACGCAGACGCTCAACGCCGACCAGCTACAGGCTTTGAGTGACGAGGTGGGCGAAGGGCGCAGTCTTTTGGTGTGTTGCGCGGCCTATCGCGGCTCGGCGGAGCGTTTTGCCAATCTCACGCTCAAGAAGATTCCGAAGATGGTTCTGAGCAAGTGCGAATGGGGTCACGACGACTACAGCCTGAATGTTGAAAATCTGCCGATGCAGCAGAAACCGAAAGTTGAGCCGCCGCGTCAAGGTGGCCTGTTCGGCGATGGGGAGGACCACGCATGA